From a single Planctellipticum variicoloris genomic region:
- a CDS encoding Gfo/Idh/MocA family protein: protein MAGTCRWGILGAAVIARKNWQSLRQSGNSRLVAVASRSLDRSRQFIAECQASVPFETAPEPLGSYEELLDRQDIDAVYIPLPTGVRKEWVIKAARAGKHVMAEKPVGTTLADVREMTAACEQQGVQFMDGVMFMHSERLNQLRAVLDDGQSVGKIRRIATQFSFNANADFHQSNIRVQDSLEPYGCLGDLGWYNIRFILWTLGYAMPTSVTGRILKATAGGVPLEFSAELFFPDDVSASFYCSFLTENQQWANISGTKGFATVRDFVLPFYGNEVGFSVTNAAFQVAGCDFNMEDHTRQHSVPEYSNSHATAQETRLFRKFSELVLSGKPDPFWPEISVKTQQVMDLCLASAREDGKKKNVE from the coding sequence ATGGCTGGAACGTGTCGTTGGGGGATTCTGGGGGCCGCCGTCATCGCCCGCAAGAACTGGCAGTCGCTGCGCCAGTCGGGGAACAGCAGGCTGGTTGCCGTGGCCAGCCGGAGTCTCGACCGCAGCCGCCAGTTCATCGCCGAGTGTCAGGCGTCGGTTCCATTTGAGACAGCCCCCGAACCGCTGGGCAGCTACGAAGAGCTGCTCGACCGGCAGGACATCGACGCGGTTTACATTCCCCTGCCGACCGGCGTCCGGAAGGAGTGGGTCATCAAGGCGGCCCGGGCGGGCAAGCATGTGATGGCGGAAAAGCCCGTGGGGACCACGCTGGCGGACGTTCGCGAGATGACCGCGGCCTGCGAACAGCAGGGCGTGCAGTTTATGGACGGCGTGATGTTCATGCACAGCGAGCGGCTGAACCAGCTCCGGGCGGTGCTCGACGACGGCCAGAGCGTCGGCAAGATCCGGCGGATCGCCACGCAGTTCAGCTTCAACGCGAACGCGGACTTCCATCAGTCGAACATTCGCGTGCAGGACTCGCTGGAGCCCTACGGCTGCCTGGGCGACCTGGGCTGGTACAATATCCGGTTCATTCTGTGGACGCTGGGCTATGCGATGCCGACGTCCGTGACGGGGCGAATCCTCAAGGCGACGGCGGGGGGCGTGCCGCTGGAGTTCTCGGCGGAGCTGTTCTTTCCGGACGACGTGAGCGCCAGCTTCTACTGCTCGTTCCTCACAGAGAATCAGCAGTGGGCGAACATCAGCGGGACGAAAGGCTTTGCCACGGTGCGGGATTTCGTGCTGCCGTTCTACGGGAACGAAGTCGGCTTTTCCGTGACCAACGCCGCGTTTCAGGTGGCCGGCTGCGACTTCAACATGGAAGACCACACCCGGCAGCACTCCGTGCCGGAGTACAGCAACAGCCATGCGACGGCTCAGGAAACCCGGCTGTTCCGGAAGTTTTCCGAGCTGGTGCTGTCTGGTAAGCCAGATCCGTTCTGGCCGGAGATTTCGGTGAAAACGCAGCAGGTGATGGATCTGTGCCTGGCGTCCGCCCGTGAGGATGGTAAGAAGAAAAATGTCGAATGA
- a CDS encoding neutral zinc metallopeptidase yields the protein MRWQGRRQSDNIDDRRSAGPARVGLRGGLVVVVIAAIAVFLGADPRDVLRIMQNLPAPQPQVQVDGDGRNAAPQPDDELAEFVSVVLADTEEVWTEQFARAGKTYRKPKLVLFRDQVRSACGFASAASGPFYCPADQQVYIDLAFYQDMKDKLGAPGDFAQAYVIAHEVGHHVQNLLGVSEDVHARQQRVDKVEANELSVRLELQADFLAGVWAHHAEQKWQILEQGDIEEALNAATAIGDDRLQQQSRGTVVPESFTHGTSQQRVRWFTRGLKTGDMNAGDTFSVRYSDL from the coding sequence ATGCGCTGGCAAGGTCGACGACAGAGCGACAATATCGATGACCGCCGTTCCGCTGGCCCGGCCCGTGTCGGCCTTCGCGGCGGTCTGGTGGTCGTGGTGATCGCCGCGATCGCCGTCTTCCTCGGCGCGGACCCGCGCGATGTCCTGCGGATCATGCAGAACCTGCCGGCCCCACAGCCGCAGGTCCAGGTCGACGGCGACGGCCGCAATGCCGCACCGCAGCCCGACGACGAACTGGCGGAATTTGTCTCCGTCGTCCTCGCCGACACCGAAGAAGTCTGGACCGAGCAGTTCGCCCGTGCCGGCAAAACCTACCGCAAACCCAAGCTGGTCCTGTTCCGGGACCAGGTCCGCTCGGCCTGCGGCTTCGCCAGCGCGGCCTCCGGCCCGTTTTATTGCCCGGCCGACCAGCAGGTCTACATCGACCTGGCCTTCTACCAGGACATGAAAGACAAGCTCGGCGCGCCCGGCGACTTCGCCCAGGCCTACGTCATCGCCCACGAAGTCGGCCACCACGTGCAAAACCTGCTCGGCGTCAGCGAAGACGTCCACGCCCGCCAGCAACGCGTCGACAAAGTCGAAGCCAACGAACTCTCCGTCCGCCTGGAGCTCCAGGCCGACTTCCTCGCCGGAGTCTGGGCCCACCACGCCGAGCAGAAGTGGCAGATCCTCGAACAGGGGGATATTGAAGAGGCCCTCAACGCCGCCACGGCGATCGGCGACGACCGCCTCCAGCAGCAGTCCCGCGGCACTGTCGTCCCCGAGTCCTTCACGCACGGCACGTCACAACAGCGCGTTCGCTGGTTCACCCGCGGCCTGAAAACCGGCGACATGAACGCCGGCGATACCTTCTCGGTCCGGTACTCGGATCTATAG
- a CDS encoding vWA domain-containing protein → MKHSGGEAASLAPAAAPTSLPAASAENLLQTSSFALDGESADFSSEVYDRIDEGRFQLTSATPLSTFSIDVDTASYANVRRFLQQGHWPPPGSVRIEELINYFPYHDAPPAGAGPFAVHAEVAACPWQPQHRLVRFAIKGKELHRHERPVSNLVFLLDVSGSMQDANKLPLVKQALELMVRELGENDRVAIAVYAGSTGLVLPSTTADRTTEILAALDRLQAGGSTNGGAGIQLAYQVATENFIPKGTNRVILCTDGDFNVGISDRGQLVQLIEQQARSGVFLSVLGFGRGNLKDATMEQLADKGNGNYGYIDSLQEARKLLVEQMSGTLVTIAKDVKLQVEFNPQTVAAYRLIGYENRTLATKDFRDDRKDAGDIGAGHTVTALYEVVTAGTDLSGIAGLETTPEAASENVDPVTASDELLTLRLRYKEPDGETSQEIVAGLHDVDRQFAAASDDYRFAAAVATFGMLLRQSRFAGDATFADVQEWARNALGEDANGYRAEFLRLVRQAENLQPAQTAIPD, encoded by the coding sequence GTGAAACACTCCGGCGGCGAAGCAGCCAGTCTGGCGCCCGCCGCAGCCCCGACCAGCCTACCTGCCGCCAGCGCGGAGAATCTGCTCCAGACCAGCTCATTCGCCCTCGACGGCGAATCCGCCGATTTCAGTTCCGAAGTCTACGATCGAATCGACGAAGGCCGCTTTCAACTCACCTCCGCGACGCCACTCTCAACGTTCTCCATCGACGTCGACACCGCCTCCTACGCCAACGTCCGCCGGTTCCTGCAGCAGGGCCACTGGCCGCCGCCCGGGTCGGTGCGCATCGAAGAATTGATCAACTATTTTCCGTATCACGACGCCCCGCCCGCCGGAGCCGGCCCGTTCGCGGTTCATGCAGAAGTCGCCGCCTGCCCCTGGCAGCCGCAGCATCGACTCGTCCGCTTCGCCATCAAGGGGAAAGAACTGCATCGCCACGAGCGCCCCGTCAGCAACCTGGTCTTCCTCCTCGACGTCTCCGGCTCCATGCAGGACGCCAACAAACTCCCCCTCGTGAAGCAGGCGCTGGAGCTGATGGTCCGCGAGCTGGGCGAGAACGATCGCGTCGCCATCGCCGTCTACGCCGGAAGCACCGGACTGGTCCTCCCCTCGACCACCGCCGACCGCACGACCGAAATCCTCGCCGCCCTCGACCGGCTGCAGGCCGGCGGCTCGACCAATGGCGGAGCCGGAATCCAGCTCGCCTACCAGGTCGCCACCGAGAACTTTATCCCCAAGGGCACCAACCGCGTGATTCTCTGCACCGACGGCGACTTCAACGTCGGCATCAGCGACCGCGGTCAGCTCGTGCAGCTTATCGAGCAGCAGGCCCGCTCGGGAGTCTTTCTCAGCGTCCTGGGCTTCGGCCGCGGCAATCTCAAAGACGCCACGATGGAACAGCTCGCCGACAAAGGAAACGGCAACTACGGCTACATCGACTCGCTCCAGGAAGCCCGCAAGCTCCTCGTCGAACAGATGTCGGGCACCCTGGTCACCATCGCCAAAGACGTCAAGCTGCAGGTCGAGTTCAACCCGCAGACCGTCGCCGCCTACCGGCTCATCGGCTACGAGAACCGGACGCTCGCCACGAAGGACTTCCGCGATGACCGCAAAGACGCCGGCGACATCGGCGCTGGCCACACCGTGACGGCTCTCTACGAAGTCGTCACCGCCGGCACAGATCTCTCGGGAATCGCTGGCCTGGAAACCACCCCGGAGGCCGCATCCGAGAACGTCGATCCGGTCACCGCCTCCGACGAACTGCTGACATTGCGTCTGCGTTACAAGGAGCCGGACGGCGAAACGAGCCAGGAGATCGTCGCCGGCCTGCACGACGTCGACCGCCAGTTCGCCGCCGCCTCCGACGACTACCGCTTCGCCGCCGCCGTCGCCACCTTCGGCATGCTCCTCCGACAATCCCGCTTCGCCGGCGACGCCACGTTTGCCGACGTGCAGGAATGGGCCAGGAACGCCCTGGGCGAAGACGCCAACGGTTACCGCGCGGAATTCCTGCGACTGGTCCGGCAAGCAGAGAATCTGCAGCCGGCACAGACCGCGATTCCGGACTGA
- a CDS encoding ABC transporter permease, translating to MLAGPLFHRETLTLPRPLKHYLLRAMYLGALFILLYTSAQTTFGWQHVRNVGDIARFGSSVFQVLCLVQLTLVLFFSMIFASGNVAQEKDRRTLILLLMTDLRDGELVFGKLLAALLLPAVLVAISYPALSIIHLLGGVSFQQVTWAVLISAAAGFAAGSWGVLVAFWREKTFQTLAICLIGLILFLGVVEGVSWLLGGTPVGVALGLLNPYRALFAVIDPFNSPAGWSSTTAAAVSLAELLALAAVLNVATLLRLRVWNPNQAVYEAAASDEDPTGVERRARQIWDAPVIWREICTRAYGRKMVLIKLAYFVLAGLIIGGSLAGGDPSRLILGMITQGGFAFVALGLLTLLLVNAQAVTSLTTERDAATLDLLLVTEISAKEFIYGKLGGVLYNTWQLIAAPLVWLGFLVAQGHCTIENSVYVTIGFLTLTLFSAMLGLHFGLAYGNSRQAISNSLGTIFFLFVGVFVLLVLLLQARASFALQLPSFLVFILGGSLGLWSALTHRNPSPALSLAAAILPFCTFYAVTSFLLGQTLGVCLFITAAYGFTVIAMLVPAVSEFDVALGRSTQDIG from the coding sequence TTGCTGGCTGGTCCGTTGTTTCACCGGGAGACGTTGACGCTGCCCCGGCCGCTCAAGCATTACCTGCTGCGCGCCATGTATCTCGGGGCGCTGTTCATCCTGCTCTACACGTCGGCCCAGACCACGTTCGGCTGGCAGCATGTCCGGAACGTCGGCGATATCGCTCGCTTCGGCAGCAGCGTGTTTCAGGTGCTGTGTCTCGTGCAGCTTACGCTGGTGCTGTTTTTCTCGATGATCTTCGCCTCGGGCAACGTGGCTCAGGAGAAGGACCGGCGGACCCTGATTCTGCTGCTGATGACCGACCTCCGCGACGGAGAACTGGTTTTTGGAAAACTCCTCGCCGCGCTGCTGCTGCCCGCCGTGCTGGTGGCGATCTCTTATCCGGCGCTGTCGATCATCCATCTGCTGGGGGGCGTCTCGTTTCAGCAGGTGACCTGGGCGGTGTTGATCTCCGCGGCGGCGGGTTTCGCGGCGGGTAGCTGGGGCGTGCTGGTGGCATTCTGGCGCGAGAAGACGTTCCAGACGCTGGCGATCTGCCTGATCGGACTGATTCTGTTTCTGGGAGTCGTGGAAGGGGTCTCGTGGCTGCTCGGCGGGACTCCAGTCGGTGTGGCTCTGGGACTGCTCAATCCGTACCGAGCGCTGTTTGCGGTGATCGATCCGTTCAATTCGCCGGCCGGGTGGTCATCGACGACTGCGGCGGCGGTTTCTCTCGCGGAACTGCTGGCGCTGGCCGCGGTGCTGAACGTGGCGACGCTGCTGCGGCTGCGGGTGTGGAATCCCAACCAGGCGGTGTATGAAGCGGCGGCGTCTGACGAAGATCCGACGGGGGTCGAGCGGCGAGCCCGGCAGATCTGGGATGCGCCGGTGATCTGGCGGGAGATCTGCACGCGGGCGTACGGCCGGAAGATGGTGCTGATCAAGCTGGCGTACTTCGTGCTGGCGGGTCTGATCATCGGCGGATCGCTGGCGGGGGGAGACCCGAGCCGGCTGATTCTGGGGATGATCACGCAGGGCGGGTTTGCCTTTGTGGCCCTCGGCCTGCTGACGCTGCTGCTGGTGAATGCTCAGGCGGTGACTTCGCTGACGACGGAACGAGACGCGGCGACGCTGGATCTGCTGCTGGTGACGGAGATCTCAGCGAAAGAGTTCATTTACGGCAAATTGGGTGGCGTGCTCTACAACACCTGGCAACTGATCGCAGCGCCGCTGGTCTGGCTGGGATTTCTGGTGGCCCAGGGGCACTGCACGATCGAAAACAGCGTCTACGTGACGATTGGATTCCTGACGCTGACACTGTTCTCGGCGATGCTCGGCCTGCACTTCGGTCTGGCGTACGGGAATTCGCGCCAGGCGATTTCCAACAGCCTGGGAACGATTTTCTTTCTGTTCGTCGGGGTGTTTGTGCTGCTGGTCCTGCTGCTGCAGGCGAGGGCTTCATTCGCGCTGCAGTTGCCGAGCTTCCTGGTGTTCATTCTGGGAGGGAGCCTGGGATTGTGGTCGGCGCTGACGCATCGCAATCCGTCGCCTGCGTTGAGCCTGGCGGCGGCGATTCTGCCCTTCTGCACGTTCTACGCGGTGACCAGTTTTCTGCTCGGCCAGACGCTGGGGGTCTGCCTGTTTATCACCGCGGCGTATGGCTTCACGGTGATTGCGATGCTGGTTCCGGCGGTGAGCGAGTTCGACGTGGCGCTGGGGCGGAGTACGCAGGATATTGGGTGA
- a CDS encoding glycosyltransferase, producing MHAVLVTMGTHGDVAPYLGLGERLRARGHRVTLAANEPYAPAAAELGLEFLPLISTVDINRLLGDPDFWHPIKGPAVGVRYGGPLIPAQYAMLARLAREPDVVLVSNPGVFAARIAHDKFGCPLATIILQPWMIASAIAPPAMSGGLSLPAGLPRWVGRLYWRLFDVIVDGLIRRRINRFRREQQLGPVSRIPQWMLSPQLMLGMFPDWYGPPQADWSPQLRLTGFPMYDGTGSRDLPPEVSQFCRAAAPPVIFTAGTGMLHAAEFFRAAVEACEQLGLRGVLLTGHAAQVPARLPDNVRHFEFASFLELFPLCGAVVHHGGIGTTARALAAGIPQVLLPQAWDQCDNARRIEKIGAGIGLPRRRRRGRDLAAALERVMSPPTVERCRQVAGQFGTEDGLGAAADRIEELARQHGR from the coding sequence ATGCACGCGGTTCTCGTCACGATGGGCACCCACGGCGACGTCGCTCCCTATCTGGGGCTCGGCGAACGACTGCGGGCCCGCGGGCATCGGGTGACGCTGGCGGCGAACGAGCCCTACGCGCCCGCGGCCGCGGAACTGGGGCTGGAATTTCTGCCGCTGATTTCGACCGTCGACATCAACCGGCTGCTGGGCGACCCCGATTTCTGGCATCCGATCAAAGGGCCGGCGGTGGGCGTCAGGTACGGCGGCCCGTTAATTCCGGCCCAGTATGCGATGCTCGCCCGGCTGGCCCGCGAGCCGGATGTCGTCCTCGTTTCCAATCCGGGCGTCTTTGCCGCGCGAATCGCCCACGACAAGTTCGGCTGTCCCCTGGCTACGATCATTCTGCAGCCGTGGATGATCGCCAGCGCGATTGCCCCGCCCGCCATGTCGGGCGGCCTGTCGCTGCCGGCGGGACTTCCCCGCTGGGTCGGACGGCTCTACTGGCGGTTGTTCGATGTCATCGTCGACGGCTTGATCCGGAGACGCATCAATCGGTTCCGCCGGGAGCAGCAGCTCGGTCCGGTCTCCCGCATTCCGCAGTGGATGCTGTCGCCGCAGTTGATGCTGGGGATGTTTCCCGACTGGTACGGACCGCCGCAGGCGGACTGGTCGCCCCAGCTCCGGCTGACCGGCTTCCCGATGTACGACGGGACGGGTTCACGAGATCTTCCGCCGGAAGTCAGCCAGTTCTGCCGGGCCGCCGCTCCTCCGGTCATCTTTACCGCCGGGACGGGCATGCTGCACGCCGCCGAGTTCTTCCGGGCGGCCGTGGAAGCCTGTGAGCAACTGGGGCTCCGCGGCGTGCTGCTGACCGGCCATGCCGCTCAGGTTCCGGCGAGGCTCCCGGACAATGTGCGGCATTTCGAATTCGCCTCATTTCTGGAGCTGTTCCCGCTGTGCGGCGCGGTGGTCCATCACGGCGGGATCGGCACGACGGCCCGCGCGCTGGCGGCGGGGATCCCGCAAGTCCTGCTCCCTCAGGCCTGGGATCAGTGCGACAACGCCCGGCGAATCGAGAAGATCGGCGCGGGTATCGGCCTGCCACGTCGCCGGCGCCGCGGACGCGACCTGGCTGCTGCGCTGGAACGCGTCATGTCGCCGCCGACCGTCGAACGTTGCCGGCAAGTTGCCGGTCAGTTCGGCACAGAGGACGGACTTGGAGCCGCCGCGGACCGGATAGAGGAACTCGCCCGGCAGCACGGGCGGTAA
- a CDS encoding low molecular weight protein tyrosine phosphatase family protein yields the protein MNDSRINVLFVCSRNQWRSPTAERLWRDSSRLNVRSAGISSSARRVVSAGDLQWADVVLVMESRHRAQLRERFGRDLGGVRIEVLDIPDDYEFMDPELVELLQLRVADLLGPDTE from the coding sequence GTGAACGATTCCCGCATCAACGTCCTGTTCGTCTGCAGCCGCAACCAGTGGCGCAGCCCGACCGCCGAACGACTCTGGCGGGATTCGTCCCGGCTCAACGTCCGCTCGGCGGGGATCAGCTCCAGCGCTCGCCGGGTGGTGTCTGCAGGCGATCTGCAGTGGGCCGACGTCGTGCTGGTCATGGAATCCCGACACCGCGCACAACTGCGGGAACGCTTCGGCCGGGATTTGGGCGGCGTGCGGATCGAAGTGCTCGATATTCCGGACGACTATGAATTCATGGACCCGGAGCTCGTGGAACTGCTGCAATTGCGAGTCGCCGATCTGCTCGGGCCTGACACCGAATGA
- a CDS encoding VOC family protein — protein MSANAKATVSTLIPCLRYRNAPAAIDWLCENFGFERQLVVPGENGTIAHSQLRFGNGLIMVGSVSDNEFGRLMKQPDEIGGCETQCPCVIVNDADLVYEKAIAAGAEIVRPIQDEDYGGRGFGCRDLEGHLWWFGTYDPCAEPETAR, from the coding sequence ATGTCTGCGAATGCCAAAGCGACTGTCTCGACCCTGATTCCCTGCCTGCGATACCGCAACGCCCCCGCGGCGATCGACTGGCTGTGCGAAAACTTCGGCTTTGAACGCCAGCTTGTCGTTCCCGGCGAGAACGGCACGATCGCCCATTCTCAACTCCGCTTCGGGAACGGGCTGATCATGGTTGGCTCGGTCTCCGACAACGAGTTCGGCCGGCTGATGAAGCAGCCCGACGAAATCGGCGGCTGCGAAACGCAATGCCCCTGCGTCATCGTCAACGACGCCGATCTGGTCTACGAGAAAGCGATTGCCGCCGGGGCCGAAATCGTCCGACCGATTCAGGACGAAGACTATGGAGGCCGAGGCTTCGGCTGCCGGGATCTCGAAGGGCATCTGTGGTGGTTCGGAACCTACGATCCGTGCGCCGAGCCCGAAACGGCCCGGTGA
- a CDS encoding exonuclease domain-containing protein, with the protein MPYIMVDVEADGPIPGDYSMISFGAVIVESELGRSFYGQLRPISEKFVPEALAVSGFTRDETLQFDDPAAVMGRFDAWLQEHCPGRAIFVSDNNGFDWQFINWYFHHFLGKNPFGHSSVNLGSLYKGLVQDSFKNFKHLRKTKHTHHPVDDARGNAEALLQMKELGLKIRWD; encoded by the coding sequence ATGCCCTACATCATGGTCGACGTTGAAGCCGACGGACCGATTCCGGGCGATTACTCGATGATCTCCTTCGGCGCGGTGATCGTCGAATCGGAGCTTGGCCGTTCGTTCTACGGCCAGCTCCGCCCGATCTCGGAGAAATTCGTTCCCGAGGCCCTTGCCGTCAGTGGCTTCACGCGCGACGAGACGCTGCAGTTCGACGATCCCGCCGCCGTGATGGGCCGGTTCGACGCCTGGCTGCAGGAGCATTGTCCCGGCCGGGCGATTTTCGTTTCCGACAACAATGGCTTCGACTGGCAATTCATCAACTGGTACTTCCATCACTTCCTGGGGAAGAATCCGTTCGGGCACAGCTCGGTGAACCTGGGCTCGCTCTACAAGGGGCTGGTGCAGGACAGTTTCAAGAACTTCAAGCACCTGCGGAAGACGAAGCACACGCATCATCCGGTCGACGACGCCCGCGGAAATGCCGAAGCGCTCTTGCAGATGAAAGAGCTGGGGCTCAAGATTCGGTGGGACTGA
- a CDS encoding sodium:solute symporter family transporter yields the protein MQLTYLDWFVVLLYLISTIAIGLWVGAYVKTGRDFFLAGRSLPWWAIGFSLVATDIGGTDLIGVGGGAYRYGMAIGSFEWIGCVPAMIVAAFIFIPHFWRCQITTIPEFMERRFNVELRTALAFCWLLFMACNLGVMLLASAKMMQTLAGWDPVYSILVTAALVGVYTFAGGLAAVVYTDVLQGVVMIGGCAMVVVIGIAEVGGVEAFRQKVHEAVQAREKNSEANAAALAEDPEFTPDAAAELRRLPTPDPVNPAPESDHWSLVLPADTNSPFPWPGILFGLAFIISPAYWIGNQCIVQRGFGARTEYDASAAYVFGALIKNLIPLIIVIPGLLALAQFPFINDTDQALPRIIGELLPAGLRGLFLAAFLAALMSSVDSYVNSAAAIVTNDFYQRFLRPQADQRQILFVGRFTTIALIIWGVFFAWILMEDTTSIYTLFQTMISFFSGPAFAMLLCGVLSRRINGGGAFVGFLAGVAMAVSLHVLNQPLVAEKLALRPMFQIQEPFLYYSIWGFLTSLAVAFLVSPFTRPDSAERLKYVLSFRRGEGLP from the coding sequence ATGCAACTGACCTATCTCGACTGGTTCGTCGTGCTGCTGTACCTCATCAGCACGATCGCGATCGGCCTGTGGGTCGGCGCCTACGTCAAAACCGGCCGGGACTTCTTCCTCGCCGGCCGCAGCCTCCCCTGGTGGGCCATCGGCTTCTCGCTGGTCGCCACCGACATCGGCGGCACCGATCTCATCGGCGTCGGCGGCGGCGCCTACCGCTACGGCATGGCCATCGGCAGCTTCGAATGGATCGGCTGCGTCCCGGCGATGATCGTGGCCGCCTTCATCTTCATCCCCCACTTCTGGCGCTGCCAGATCACCACCATCCCCGAGTTCATGGAACGCCGCTTCAACGTCGAGCTGCGCACGGCCCTCGCCTTCTGCTGGCTGCTGTTCATGGCCTGCAATCTCGGCGTCATGCTCCTCGCCTCGGCCAAGATGATGCAGACTCTCGCCGGCTGGGATCCGGTCTATTCCATTCTGGTCACCGCGGCCCTCGTCGGCGTCTATACCTTCGCCGGCGGCCTGGCGGCGGTCGTCTACACCGACGTGCTGCAGGGCGTCGTCATGATCGGCGGCTGCGCGATGGTGGTTGTGATCGGCATCGCCGAAGTCGGCGGCGTCGAAGCCTTCCGGCAGAAGGTTCACGAAGCCGTGCAGGCTCGCGAGAAAAACTCCGAAGCAAACGCCGCGGCCCTCGCGGAAGATCCGGAATTCACTCCCGACGCCGCTGCCGAGCTGCGCCGTCTCCCGACGCCCGATCCGGTCAACCCGGCCCCGGAATCCGACCACTGGTCGCTGGTCCTCCCTGCCGATACGAATTCTCCGTTCCCCTGGCCCGGCATCCTGTTCGGCCTGGCCTTCATCATCAGTCCGGCCTACTGGATCGGCAATCAATGCATCGTGCAGCGCGGCTTCGGCGCCCGGACGGAGTATGACGCGAGCGCGGCCTATGTCTTCGGGGCCCTCATTAAGAATCTCATTCCGCTGATCATCGTCATCCCCGGCCTCCTGGCCCTGGCGCAGTTTCCGTTTATCAACGACACCGATCAGGCTCTGCCGAGGATCATCGGCGAGCTGCTTCCCGCAGGCCTCAGGGGCCTGTTCCTGGCCGCGTTCCTGGCGGCACTGATGTCGAGCGTCGACTCCTACGTCAACTCGGCCGCAGCGATTGTCACTAACGACTTCTACCAGCGGTTTCTTCGCCCACAGGCCGATCAGCGGCAGATCCTCTTCGTGGGCCGGTTCACGACGATCGCCCTCATCATCTGGGGCGTCTTTTTCGCGTGGATCCTGATGGAGGATACGACCAGCATTTACACGCTGTTCCAGACGATGATTAGTTTTTTCTCGGGGCCGGCGTTTGCCATGCTGCTGTGCGGCGTCCTCTCCCGTCGCATCAACGGCGGCGGTGCGTTTGTCGGCTTCCTGGCCGGGGTCGCAATGGCCGTTTCACTGCACGTCCTGAATCAGCCGCTGGTCGCCGAGAAGCTGGCGCTGCGACCGATGTTCCAGATTCAGGAACCGTTTCTCTACTATTCGATCTGGGGGTTCCTCACGAGTCTGGCCGTTGCGTTCCTGGTCAGTCCGTTCACCCGGCCCGACTCCGCCGAACGACTCAAATACGTCCTGTCCTTCCGCCGCGGCGAGGGCCTGCCATGA
- a CDS encoding squalene--hopene cyclase, giving the protein MSVRYRLAVRGWLLGPALFVALCGPAGVSQCAAQGPVVDADWEITPESEQALERGLAWLARTQGPQGNWESNDLGLVGLGALAFLSAGHMPGRGKYGDEVDRALQFVVKNARPSGLLNIADAQRDMYNHGLAAFVLGQAYGMTGDPQIGRALDRALKLIANTQCEDGGWDYRARRQPRGHDLSLVVMQAKALRSAVDTGFEVRGDVVRLSIGSVRGYYKPLNNAKGDDLAAREGPGQFTYDGHRDTVAMAAAGVVCLQEFGQYDDWRIPKNMDAITKEVSKLKQVRGNGEVPFDAYTLYYVGQAIYQVGGEHWRKDYPILRDQLVQAQVRRPDSPNDDGCWRDTRWVHGKPGQLYGTSVGCFLLAIPNRYLPILQEGKIESLREQVGGARSPR; this is encoded by the coding sequence TTGTCTGTTCGATACCGGCTCGCGGTGCGGGGGTGGCTGCTGGGGCCGGCGTTGTTCGTGGCGCTGTGCGGGCCAGCGGGAGTCTCGCAATGCGCGGCCCAAGGGCCGGTCGTCGACGCGGACTGGGAGATCACTCCGGAGAGCGAGCAGGCGCTGGAGCGGGGGCTGGCCTGGCTGGCCCGGACGCAGGGGCCGCAGGGGAACTGGGAATCGAACGATCTGGGGCTGGTGGGGCTCGGGGCGCTGGCGTTTCTGTCGGCCGGGCACATGCCGGGCCGCGGCAAGTACGGCGACGAAGTCGACCGGGCCCTGCAGTTTGTGGTCAAGAACGCGCGGCCTTCGGGGCTGCTGAATATCGCGGACGCCCAGCGCGACATGTACAACCACGGCCTGGCGGCGTTTGTGCTGGGGCAGGCCTACGGGATGACCGGGGATCCGCAGATCGGGCGGGCGCTCGACCGGGCGCTCAAGCTGATCGCCAACACGCAATGCGAGGACGGCGGGTGGGATTATCGCGCCCGCCGGCAGCCGCGCGGACACGATCTGAGCCTGGTGGTGATGCAGGCCAAGGCGCTGCGGAGCGCCGTCGATACCGGGTTCGAAGTCCGGGGCGATGTGGTTCGGCTGTCGATCGGGAGCGTGCGGGGCTACTACAAGCCGCTCAACAACGCCAAGGGGGACGATCTGGCGGCCCGCGAGGGGCCGGGGCAGTTTACGTATGACGGTCATCGGGACACGGTGGCGATGGCGGCCGCGGGGGTGGTCTGCCTGCAGGAGTTCGGACAGTACGACGACTGGCGGATTCCCAAGAACATGGATGCGATCACCAAGGAAGTGAGCAAGCTGAAGCAGGTGCGGGGCAACGGCGAAGTCCCTTTCGACGCTTACACGCTGTACTACGTCGGACAGGCGATTTATCAGGTGGGGGGCGAGCACTGGCGGAAGGATTATCCGATCCTGCGGGACCAGCTCGTGCAGGCGCAAGTCCGCCGGCCCGATTCGCCGAACGACGACGGGTGCTGGCGGGATACGCGCTGGGTTCACGGGAAGCCGGGCCAGTTGTACGGGACGTCGGTCGGCTGCTTTCTGCTGGCGATTCCGAACCGTTACCTGCCTATTCTGCAGGAAGGCAAAATCGAGAGCCTGCGCGAACAGGTCGGAGGGGCCAGGTCCCCCCGCTGA